A region of Chloroflexota bacterium DNA encodes the following proteins:
- a CDS encoding amidohydrolase family protein, producing the protein MIDSNAYVGEWPFRRLPHSQPDNLLRKMDSLGIEKAVVSRLENVFFKDLLVGNRELHEIAQAHPDRFIPAYTINPGYPGWDEDLEICLDELSAKNLRLHPNYHGYELLGQENLRLLEIAREHDLLVMIAIGLEDVRHHHRLVVVPDVGAGDIAQTVNAFPQVRFLVTGGRFGEVTSIWRSVDKRESLYVENSRVQGPIHDVAKLCSTIGPDHVLFGSNSPLHYHESAKLSIETESQIVDAVKQKLFHENAAGLFGA; encoded by the coding sequence CAGCCGGACAACCTGCTGCGTAAGATGGACTCACTCGGCATTGAGAAGGCCGTGGTTTCGCGTTTGGAGAACGTCTTCTTTAAAGATCTGCTCGTCGGCAACCGCGAACTGCACGAGATTGCACAGGCGCATCCGGACCGTTTCATCCCGGCGTACACTATCAACCCGGGGTATCCGGGGTGGGATGAAGACCTGGAGATTTGCCTTGATGAACTCAGCGCCAAGAACCTGCGTCTGCACCCCAATTACCATGGCTACGAACTGTTGGGGCAGGAGAACTTGCGCTTGCTGGAGATCGCGCGCGAACACGACTTGCTTGTGATGATCGCAATTGGCTTGGAGGACGTGCGGCATCACCACCGGCTCGTAGTAGTCCCGGACGTGGGGGCCGGGGACATTGCGCAGACCGTCAACGCTTTCCCGCAGGTGCGTTTTCTCGTCACTGGCGGGCGATTTGGAGAGGTTACGAGCATTTGGCGGAGCGTCGACAAGCGCGAAAGTTTGTATGTAGAAAACAGTCGCGTGCAGGGGCCCATCCACGACGTGGCGAAGCTTTGTAGCACCATTGGCCCAGACCATGTGCTGTTTGGCTCCAACTCACCTCTGCACTACCATGAGTCTGCGAAGCTTAGCATCGAGACCGAATCGCAGATTGTGGACGCGGTCAAGCAGAAGCTATTTCACGAAAATGCGGCGGGGCTGTTCGGCGCGTGA